A window of the Mesoplasma florum L1 genome harbors these coding sequences:
- the dnaB gene encoding replicative DNA helicase, with the protein MSRKDMSENNLHSVEKMVLAIAMHSPNALPDIMTGLVADDFLDSTHKIIFQGIIELHSQSKEVTISSVANQIEKKGNLESIGGIQRLQDIALDFFSDEGIENFIEDIFYASSSRKFDAALRRVQNLRREEQMDIESSINEIQKELLKIDLNAQKNDVQSIHASTESLIKKIQELEKRSETLTGIPTDLFELDEITSGLQEGDLIILAARPSMGKTAFALNLAYNAARHKNGVAVFSLEMPAEQLTQRIMTMVSKIDSKKLRTGKNISKAEWSNLLASKEIVSQLPIYIDDTPGITVQQIQSKLYKLKRDHDVKFCVVDYLQLISSTNGSADRQNEISNISRQLKRVARELRIPIVCLSQLSRSVEKREDKRPIMSDLRDSGAIEQDADIIMFLYRDDYYKHKDGNEEENKIVDQVSATDLILSKHRNGATGTINILFDKSHGKFMDKG; encoded by the coding sequence GATTCAACCCACAAAATAATTTTTCAAGGGATAATAGAATTACATTCTCAAAGCAAAGAAGTTACTATTAGTTCTGTAGCAAACCAAATTGAAAAAAAAGGAAACTTGGAGTCAATTGGTGGAATTCAAAGACTTCAAGATATTGCTTTAGACTTCTTTTCAGATGAAGGAATTGAAAACTTCATAGAAGATATTTTTTACGCTAGTTCTTCAAGAAAATTTGATGCAGCTTTAAGAAGAGTTCAAAATTTAAGAAGAGAAGAACAAATGGATATTGAATCATCAATTAACGAAATTCAAAAAGAATTATTAAAAATAGATCTTAATGCACAAAAAAACGATGTTCAAAGTATTCATGCCTCAACTGAGTCATTAATTAAAAAAATTCAAGAGTTGGAAAAAAGAAGTGAAACTTTAACAGGTATACCAACTGATCTTTTTGAGTTAGATGAAATAACTTCAGGTCTTCAAGAAGGAGATTTAATTATTTTAGCAGCTCGTCCAAGTATGGGTAAAACAGCTTTTGCCTTAAACTTAGCTTACAATGCGGCAAGACATAAAAATGGAGTTGCTGTTTTCTCATTAGAAATGCCAGCTGAACAATTGACACAAAGAATAATGACAATGGTTTCAAAAATAGATTCAAAAAAATTAAGAACTGGTAAAAATATTTCTAAAGCTGAATGAAGTAATCTTTTAGCTTCAAAAGAAATTGTTTCACAATTACCAATTTATATTGATGATACTCCTGGAATAACTGTTCAACAAATTCAATCAAAATTATATAAATTAAAAAGAGATCATGATGTTAAATTTTGTGTTGTGGACTACCTTCAATTAATTAGTTCAACAAACGGCTCAGCAGATAGACAAAATGAAATATCAAATATTTCTCGTCAACTAAAAAGAGTTGCCAGAGAATTAAGAATACCTATTGTTTGTTTATCACAACTTTCAAGAAGTGTTGAAAAACGTGAAGATAAAAGACCTATAATGTCTGACTTACGTGATTCTGGTGCTATTGAGCAAGATGCTGATATTATTATGTTTTTATATCGAGATGATTATTACAAACATAAAGACGGTAATGAAGAAGAAAATAAAATTGTTGATCAAGTAAGTGCTACAGATTTAATTCTTTCAAAACATAGAAATGGTGCTACTGGAACTATCAATATATTATTTGATAAAAGTCATGGAAAATTCATGGATAAAGGGTAA